In the Candidatus Woesearchaeota archaeon genome, AGGATATAGGAGCAGTGGTTGGTCATACCTTACCATCTAATAGCGACCGGAATCTAATGACCCGAATGCAAACGGCGTATTATTTCATGTCCTTTCGGGCATTGAAGGCAACCGAGAGCATCTTCCACATGGTCTTCTGCTGTTCAGGCTGCTTCTCTGCATACCGACGCGCCTATGTCCTTCCGATTCTTGATGAATGGCTCCATGAAACGTTTTTAGGAAAAACCGTGAGTTTTGGAGATGATCGTGCGCTTACCAATCAAATGTTGAAAAATGGTTACAAGGCTGTGTACTGTGATGACGCTCTTGCCTACACCAAAGTTCCTGAGAAATTCCGAACTTTTTTTAAGCAACAGGTACGATGGAAAAAAGGATGGTTTATCAACTCGATAAAGGCGCTCCGTTTTGTTCTTAAGAAAGACTTTTTTGTTGCGGTGACTTATTTTATTCCACTGATCATCTTCACCCTACTCACCCCATTCATTGCCTTCAGAGCACTCATTCTTACTCCGGTCCTCCAGCAGGAGTTTCCCCTTCTCTATATTGTTGGTATTCTTCTCGTTTCTCTGTTATTGTACGCCCACTATGAACTTCATACCGAAGAGAAATATGGCGCCTATATGCTTCTTTGGAGTATATTAAACATGACGCTTTTTTCCTACATTCTGATCTATGCATTATTTGATCTTCGGAATATGCAGTGGGGAACACGATGACGAGGAAGAAAATCTTCTTCAGCTTGCTCATGGTGTTTTTCCTGGCTCTTTTGTTTGTGTCACCGAATATTTTCACGACCTTTTTTGTCCGCACGCCAACAGGAATGTACCTAATAACGAACGACAGCGACCAAGGAGTTGATTGTGCCCCTCGCTACCCTTCGATCCCTACCATTATCCTCAGGATGGATGATATCGGCGCAAATAGGTACAGTGACACACGTTTTGTTCTTGTAGATGAGATCATTGCAAAAAATATTTCATTGGTCCTTGGTGTTATTCCTGATAATCTTGAGCAGGACATTCCTTTAGTAAAGGCTTTACAAACGTATGCTGCTCATCCAAAGATTGAAATTGCCCAACACGGTTATGAGCATGCTTCCAATGAATTTGAAAATATGTCTGAAGAGGATGCTGCAGAGGCTATTGATAAAGGCCGTGCGATATTGATGAAAGATATTGGTGTTGTACCCTTTACCTTTATTCCACCGTCGAATAGTTATTCGAAGGGAACCATCAATGCACTCAAGCAAAAAGGATTTCACGTCATTTCAGCGAAAGAAGACGAGTACCGCTTTGATGGGACTCTTTTTTTTGTAGGAAAAAACGTAGAGACCTATGACTTTTATCACCAGCGCTTTATTCCTGCTGAAGAGATACTCCAGACCTGTACTGACCATTTACTTTTAACCCACCTTTGCGTTGTCACTATTCATCCGCAGGACTTCCTTAATGAGCAATTTGAACTCGAAACGCAGCAGTTTACTGAATTCCTCAATATGCTTGATAGAGTTTCTGTTATTGGCGTTCAATTTAACAGTTTTAAGGATCTCATGAGTTGTGAAACCACCAAGAGAAGTAGCGTAAAGATCGTTAGTTAAAGAGTATATAAACCGTAGTTTCGTTTGGGGATAACTATACAAAGATAGAAAAATATATAAGGGGGTATATCGTAAAGAATGATGGGAGTGTGAATCTGTGTGAGGTGATAATGATGAAGAAAATAGTAGGGCTATTTGCCATGCTCGTGCTCTTCAGCAGCCTTGCAGAAGCAGCGCTGTGGCAAACAGATAACGGATCTATATGTGTAAGTGGAGAAGGTAATTTTTGGTTTAAGGGTGTAGGCTCTATTATCCTTGATGGTGCAGGAGTAGCAAAGGTGCCAAGTCTCTCTCAGTTAGTTGTTGCAAATGGCACGTTTAACATCATGGAGCGAAATGGTTATACCTATTACTCGGGAGCTGGTCGTCTGGTGAGCGACCATTTTGAGGGAGAATTACAAACATCAATGGGTGGAGGAAGTGGTTATTTAGAAACTCATGCCCATGGCCCAAGCTGGCTGCGCTTAGACGGCGTTGCTCGTGAACGTAATGTAGGCTGCATCTGGCCATAGATCTTTTCATTTTTTTTCTTGTTTTTTCTTCTCTTTCTTTTTGGTATAATTTATCCTCTTGACAGTTGTATTACAACGTCAATAGTGCTTTCTTATGCTTCTCAAAGACTCTTGGATCAACCCGCCCATAGATGCCAGAGAGACCATCCTTGAATTGTTTTGCAGTTACTTTTTCTATAATATTTGAGAGTCTATCTTTCAAATCGTATCGCTGTTTTATTTCTGAGGCTACCC is a window encoding:
- a CDS encoding glycosyltransferase, with product MEHHSYRRLVLFSLLFALCIFGILWIKSLHYTGLGLVYIYTIGITTFMFSRVIGSLFYESPAKNISLSKLPSVTFIIPCKNEEESIYQTIIKCFTADYPEKKVEIIAIDDGSTDNTLKQMQRAKEDYPRRKLQIVHWEQNRGKRQGMAEGFRRAKGEIVIQLDSDSFVDKDAVKVIVRPFLHKDIGAVVGHTLPSNSDRNLMTRMQTAYYFMSFRALKATESIFHMVFCCSGCFSAYRRAYVLPILDEWLHETFLGKTVSFGDDRALTNQMLKNGYKAVYCDDALAYTKVPEKFRTFFKQQVRWKKGWFINSIKALRFVLKKDFFVAVTYFIPLIIFTLLTPFIAFRALILTPVLQQEFPLLYIVGILLVSLLLYAHYELHTEEKYGAYMLLWSILNMTLFSYILIYALFDLRNMQWGTR
- a CDS encoding DUF2334 domain-containing protein, whose product is MTRKKIFFSLLMVFFLALLFVSPNIFTTFFVRTPTGMYLITNDSDQGVDCAPRYPSIPTIILRMDDIGANRYSDTRFVLVDEIIAKNISLVLGVIPDNLEQDIPLVKALQTYAAHPKIEIAQHGYEHASNEFENMSEEDAAEAIDKGRAILMKDIGVVPFTFIPPSNSYSKGTINALKQKGFHVISAKEDEYRFDGTLFFVGKNVETYDFYHQRFIPAEEILQTCTDHLLLTHLCVVTIHPQDFLNEQFELETQQFTEFLNMLDRVSVIGVQFNSFKDLMSCETTKRSSVKIVS